In Conger conger chromosome 12, fConCon1.1, whole genome shotgun sequence, one DNA window encodes the following:
- the LOC133105581 gene encoding heat shock protein 30-like, producing MLCSHVFQPSLSHLVDFHWPVRSLWPQTQSLCFQEEMLHRHMQEMKNSLDLLHTLQHRVFQEMDQVPAPQTIQPVSYKQEKEGDHFVLTLDTQEFTPGDLCVKQVGRKLRVCGKTEKKQEDGKGSYSYKRQEFRQEFDLPEGVNPNAVTCSLLDGQLRIQAPTEALSEGAQRAEPIPCSPGEKTLQIQSSQAEGSTEETQNHQ from the coding sequence ATGCTGTGCTCCCACGTATTCCAGCCTTCCCTCAGCCACCTGGTGGATTTCCACTGGCCCGTACGCAGTCTCTGGCCACAGACACAATCTCTCTGCTTTCAGGAGGAGATgttgcacagacacatgcaggagATGAAGAACAGTCTGGACCTCTTGCACACGCTTCAGCACAGGGTCTTTCAGGAGATGGACCAAGTCCCAGCCCCTCAGACCATCCAGCCAGTCTCATACaagcaggagaaggagggagatcACTTTGTCCTCACACTGGACACTCAGGAGTTCACCCCAGGAGACCTGTGTGTCAAGCAGGTGGGAAGGAAGCTACGGGTGTGTGGGAAGACGGAGAAGAAGCAGGAGGATGGAAAGGGCTCCTACTCCTATAAAAGGCAGGAGTTCAGACAGGAGTTTGATCTGCCTGAAGGTGTCAACCCCAATGCGGTGACATGCTCCCTGTTGGACGGCCAGCTCCGGATACAGGCGCCAACGGAGGCACTGTCTGAGGGAGCCCAGAGAGCGGAGCCCATCCCCTGCAGCCCCGGTGAGAAGACCCTGCAGATCCAGAGCTCACAGGCAGAGGGCAGCACAGAAGAGACACAGAATCACCAGTAG